Sequence from the Paenibacillus riograndensis SBR5 genome:
CTGGGATGATATGTTCGCCGCAGCCCAAAAGCTGACCAAACAAGAAAACGGCAAATACACCCAGTTTGGATTCAATGCCGGTACATGGGAATATCCGATTTATACCTACCTGTGGGCGAACGGTACCGATATTGCCAATGAAGACGGCACGAAAGCTGAAGGCTTCATGAATGGTGAAAAGACAGTGAAGGCATTGGAAAAATATGTGGCGCTGTCCACAGGTGAGAACAGAGTATCGCCGACGCCGCAGGATACACAGACGATGGGCGGCGATTCCTCGATGTTCATGACCGGCAAACTGGCCATGATGGTTACCGGCCGCTGGATAAAATCCGATTTGGACAAATCGGACGTGGAATACGGCTCGGCTTTGATTCCGAAAGGGGCGGACGGAACGCGTGCCGGCATTATCGCTGCTGCAGGCTGGGCGATGAACTCTAAGACGAAGCACAAAGCGGAGAGCTATGAGCTGATGAAGTGGCTGTCCGGCGCCGACGCCCAGAAGCTGCGTTCGAAGAACGGGCTGGTACTGCCGGCAACTGTAGCTGAACTTGATCAGGTCAAAGCGACGGAAGAGAAGGACAAACCGGTCATTGAAATGATGGACTTTGCCCAAAAACCGGTGACGCTTCGTTCGGTTAACGGCCCGGTCTTCAAGGAAGCGTTCACGCAGGCTCTTGAGAAAACGCTGCTTGGCAAGCTGGATCTGAAGAGTGCGCTCGACGAAGCGGCTAAAGATGCCGACGCCAAAATCACAAAATAAGCTTAGCGGGTGAAGCGCTATTCTTGGTGCTTCACCTGCTTCCATCAAGGAGGCCGTCATGAATAATGCCAAATCGGATCGCGCTGGATATTGGTTTATCCTGCCGTGGCTGCTGGGATTAGTTATTTTTACACTTGGGCCGATGATCTTTTCGCTGGTTCTCTCCTTCAGCAAATGGGATGTCATCACCGGTGTCGAGTCGATTCAATATGTGGGTCTGGACAATTTTAAGGCCATTTTTCACGATGAACTGTTCTACCAGTCTTTAAAAGTCACCTTTATCTTTGCACTTGTGTCCGTACCGCTGTTCCAGGTAGCGTCAATTTTAATTGCTGTACTGCTCAACATGCGTTCGCGCGGAATGAAGTTTTTCCGGCTTATTTTTTTTATGCCGTCCGTTATTCCGGCTGTCGCCACCTCAATGATGTGGGTGATGATCTTCAATCCGGAATACGGGATTCTGAATCAGGCGCTGTCCTGGTTCGGTATTCAAGGTCCGGCGTGGCTGCAGGACCCAAGCTATGCGCTTGGCGCCCTTATTGTGATGGGTCTGTGGGGAATCGGGAACACGATCATCATTTATCTGTCCGGTCTGCAGGGCGTGCCGGAGGACCTGTACGAGGCGGGGGAACTCGATGGTGCCGGTCCGTTCCGCCGTTTCTTCAGCATAACCTTGCCGCTAATTACGCCGACCGTATTTTTTAACCTGATTATGGGGATTATCGGCGGCTTTCAATATTTCACCCAGGCCTTCGTCATGACCAATGGCGGTCCGCTAAACTCGACCCTGTTCTACAATCTTTATTTGTACAACAAGGCATTTATGGAATTCGATATGGGGTATGCGTCCGCACTCTCCTGGATTTTGTTCCTGATCATCCTGGTATTCACGCTTCTGGTCATCCGCAGCTCGTCTTTCTGGGTGTACTACCAGGGCGATGATCAACAAGACTAAAGGAAGGGAGACGCCTACAATGCAAAAAATACAAAGTAAATTCAATCCGTTTCAACTGCTTGCTCTTCTGCTGCTGCTCGGCGGTTCGGCGATTGTGCTGATTCCGCTGCTGTGGACGGTATCCACCTCGCTGAAGTCGCCAGCCGAAGTGTTCGGGACTTCATTTTTTCCACAGAGCTGGCTCTGGTCAAATTATGCCGATGCTGTAAAAGCCATTCCGTTCTTTTTATATTTGCGCAATACGATCGTCATTCTTGTGCCTGTCATGATCGGTACGGTATTCACTTCGGCCCTCAGCGCCTATGGCTTCGCACGCTTCAACTTTCGCGGCAGAAAAACGCTGTTCCTGGTGCTGCTGGCCACAATGATGCTGCCGAGCCAGGTGACGCTTATCCCGACCTTCATTCTGTTCAAAGAGGCTGGTCTAACCAACTCGTTCCTGCCGCTGATCCTGCCCGCTTTTTTTGGCGGCGGTGCATTTAATATCTTTCTTGTAAGACAATTTATGCGTGGCATCCCGCGTGAGCTGGATGAATCGGCTGTTGTGGACGGAGCGAACCGGTGGCAGATTTTTACCCGGATTATGCTTCCTCTTTCCAAGGCGCCCCTTATCGCGGTTTCCATCTTCACCTTCATGGGCGTGTGGAACGATTTCCAGGGCCCGCTGATTTATTTGAATTCCAATGAAAAATATACGCTGGCGCTTGGGCTGTCCATGTTCAAGGGCTTATACAATGTGGAGTGGAACATGCTGATGGCGGCGACCATTCTGATTATGCTGCCTGCGCTAATCCTGTTTTTTATTGCCCAGAAGTATTTTATTGAAGGGATCTCCATCTCTTCCGCAGTGAAGGGCTAAGCGGCCGTAATGTATTTCTGACCTATACAACAAGGAGCGGGATTTCCATATGACCGGAATTATGAGCAAGCATCCATTCAATTTATATTATAACGGCGGCGAATACGTCAAAATCTGCGGTACGCAGGATGGCTATTTCCCCGACTTCGGCCACCATACAGCCAATGAGATGGGGGGAATCTGGCTGCATCCGATCAAGCTGCTGGACGGCTTCTGGCTGAAGCTGACCGATACGAAACGGAATATCTCCGTCTGGTCGCGGGCCGACGGCTTTACGAGCGAGCCCTGGGGCAGCCGGTTCCAGTACGATCACGGGCTCAGCCACATTCCGGTAGCGATGGAACGGACACAGTTTGCCCCTGAACGGGTAAAGGGCATGACTGCCGCCTACGAGCTGCATCATTACGGGGATGAAGATCTGCATTTGCAGGTGGAGCTGCTCGTCCGCACCGATCTCCGGCCAGTCTGGTTCTCCGACGAGGTGGGTGTCCATGACGGTGTACGTGACGAACCAACCGTGTTGAATCCGCGCGAAGTGCTGGTTCAGGATGAAGGCAACCCATGGTTTACACTGGTCGGCACTGACCTGGCCGGAGAGGAACTGGAGGTCCGGTCTGATCTCTACGGGCCTGAATTTACCGCCGGAGCCGGCTGCGGCATTGCCTTCCGCACGGAGCTGACGATGGCTGCCGGAGAGCGGCGCCGGTTTCATCTGTTTGTCGCGGGCTCCTGCACTTCCCGGGAAGAGTGTGAAGACAGCTATCGGCTGCTCGCCGCTGCACATGAAGCTCTGCTCGCTGAAAAACGCGGGGTGTACAGCGCCGTAGCGGAGCGGGCGAAGCTGACTGTCGAAGGCGAACCGCTCTGGAATGAAGCGTTCAAGTGGGCGAAGTGGAACAATCAATGGCTGATCCAGCAGGTGGACGGCACAGGACGGGGACTGACGGCAGGCGGCCCGACCTATCCCTGGTGGTTCGGCTGCGATAGCACATATGCGCTGCAGGGCGTATTGGCCATTGGAGATCCGCAGCTTGCCAAGGATACGCTGAATCTGCTGCTGGAGAAGTCGGAGGAGGTCAACGGCAATGGGCGTTTTATCCATGAGCTGACGACGCTGGGAGCGGTATCTAATCGCGGCAACACGCAAGAGACCGCCCATTATATCGCTTTCGTATGGGAACTGTTCCGCTGGACGGGCGACGAGGAACTGCTTCGCCGCCACTACGGTTACTGCGTCAAGGGGATCGGCTGGCTTCTGGGGGAAATGGACCCTGACGGCGATCTGTTCCCGTCAGGTTACGGGATTATTGAGATTGCCGGACTCAATATGGAACTGATCGATAGCGCCGTCTATACAGCTAAAGCGCTGCAGGCGATGGCGGAGATGAGCGGATATTTGCAGGAAGCAGAGGCGCAGCAGAAATACAGTGAACTGGCACAGCGTTGTACGGCTGCGGTGAACCGTTCGTTCTGGCAGGAGAACGAAGGGCTGTTCGCCGATGCGGTTGCTCCTGTCGCCGATGTGGCGTCCAAAGCAGACTTTTTGGTCTCGCTTGCCGAAGCGCAGGGTGTGACCGGATACCGCGAATATATGGACAGGCTGCTGGAGGCGGACGGTGCTGATTTTACCGCCACTGCTGCTGATGCCGATGCTGCTGCCGGTATCCAGGCAAATGCCGGTCATCCGGCCGACCGCGGCTGGCTGCTGAACAAGAACTGGGTCATCGTCACGCCGATGGAAGCCGGCATCGCTGAGCCGGACAAAGCCCGCCGGGCGCTGGACAACATGCGGAACGATACCTTCATCGGGGAATACGGCACGTATTTATCCGGGATGTTCCAGCAGGGGACGATGACCATCTCGACCGGCGTTCATGCTGTCGCAGAGGCTGCCAGCGGCAACCCGGACGCGGCGCTGGCGCTGCTGGGCCGGATGCTGCGCAGCTTCTCGCGCGTCCTGCCGGGCTCCTTCTCCGAAATGTCGCCGGATTACGGCTGCGTGGTGCAGGCCTGGACAATCTATGCGCTGGCGGTGCCGGTGGTGCGCCACTTCTTTGGCGCGGAGCCGTTTGCCGCGCGGAAAGAGCTGAGGCTGAAGCCGCAGCTTCCGTCAGCGTGGAGCGGCAAAGCCTGCACGCTGGAACGGCTTGTAATCGGTGAAGCGGAATTCGGGCTGTCCTTGACCGAGAAAGACGGGGTTCTGCAGGCGCTCATTCATAATGAAGCCGGGTGGAAGGTAACCGTGGAATGGAATGGCCAGATTGTAGAGAGCTGTGAGCAGCGTATTGAGCTGAAGCTGTCCGGGATAGAGCTTGAAGCAGAAGAGAAACGTTAAATTAGGGAGATGGAGAGAGTATGAAACTGGAAGCAGTTATTTTTGATCTTGATGGAGTAATTACCGATACGGCAGAATACCACTATATTGCCTGGAAGCAACTGGGGGAATCCATTGGGATTCCGTTCGACCGCGAATTTAATGAGACCCTGAAAGGCATCAGTCGGGGCGAGTCGCTGGAGCGGATATTGCGGCTGGGCGGCAAGGAAACGGAGTTCACGCCTGTGGAAAAGGCAGAGCTGGCCCGGCGCAAGAACGAGCATTATGTGTCGCTGCTGGACGGGCTTACACCCGGCGACACATATCCGGGGATTGCCGGGCTGCTGGAGGAATTGCAGGCGCAGAACATTCCGGCGGTGATTGCTTCCGCCAGCAAAAATGCGCCGCAAATCTTGCGCTCGCTCCAGTTGGACGGCCTGTTCCGCTATGTTGTTGATCCCGATTCCGTGCAGCATGGCAAGCCTGCGCCGGATTTGTTCCTGCGCGGAGCCGCAGAGGTTGGGGCCCGGCCGGAATACTGCGTCGGCATCGAGGATGCCACTGCCGGAATCCAGGCGATCAAGGCTGCGGGGATGAAGGCGGTCGGCATTGGGGAGCAGTCTGCTCTGGAGGCCGCCGGTGCCGACGTGGTGCTGCGCGATACGCAAGGACTAAGTCTAGACTTTCTGAACCGTCTGCTGGTGCAGGTTTAAGGAAGGATAAATAAAAGGACTTTTCTAGAGTGCCAGCTCTATTTTCACCACATGAATGTCTTGTACAGGCATTTGTGTGGTTTTTTTTGTTTTCAGAAGAGGAGGATTATTGCCGCATATTGGTTCAGGAACGGGTACCATTATGACTGCCTCTGAATTACCATGGCCGTCGTTATGTCCTCGCTTGTGCTCGGAGAACATGTGGGCTGGGTCCAGTGGGTTGGCGTTCTCATCATCTTAGGTGGAATTGCATTCAGCAATCTGCGGCGCAGGGAACCAGAGCCGCATTCCTCTTCGCCAATAAGGGCTTTTAAATGAGAACAATCCTCGTGCCGAGAAGCAAAGAACGATTTGGCTCAAGCCTATCGGAAAAGCACAGCCCCTTTTGGCCCGCTGAATAAGAAATTATACAATGATTTTGAAACGGCGGGGAAATCGCTGTGGATAAGCCACGGGCTGTTTTTCACCAGCTTGGGTGATTTTGTTCTTGTATAGGAAACTATGGCTACTTCCGCATGTGGATAAAATGATGCTTAAAGCTGTGGAATAAGCAGAAATACCGTTGTCGGAGCATCGAAGGCCGAGTTCGGAGGAATTTAGCACTTGCTTACCGGCTTCTTCGCAGGTGCAAGTTGGAAAAAGGGAACTTATTTTTCCGGAAATTAAGAAATTCTGAGAGTTAAGTGGAAAAAGTAAACCTATTTGGGCTACATTTCTGCTCCAATGGCGAAATGGGTTGAATTAGTGTCCCTTTTTCCACTTCATCTGCCCGGGGATAGGGTGCTCCGGCAAATTAGTTAACCTTTTTCCACTTAAAGAGTTGCCGTAGGATTTATGGGGAGTCGTTCTCCAGGTAACAATGTAATTGGGGAAATAAACTGCAGGCAGTAAAAAGCCGGTTGTCCAGACGAATCTGGATAACCGGCTTTTCTTTACAAGAAGCTATAAAGGCGAACGCCGTGCGGCGGGATGGTTGTCTGCAGCGAGCCTGCGTTAAGCTCAGCTGGCGTTCCGCTCCACAGCTCGGTGCCGGCGGCTGTACCGCTGAGGCCGATTTCTTCAAGAGCCAGGTCCAGCTGCAGCGGGCTTTCGCCAACGTTGAACACGGCAGCATATCGGGTGCCATCGGTGTGTCCGGCAGTCCAGACGATAAGCTCATCTTTGCAGAGTGCCTCCTTGGCTCCATAGCTCTCGCGGTGCATGCGCAGAACCCCGCGGTTGGTAAGCAGCGACAGCGTCCAGTCGTCGTTGTCCCGCAGCTCGCCGCCAAAGATCAGCGGAGAGCGGAAAATACTCCAGAGCGACATCATCGTCAGCTGCTCGTCACGCGTGAACCGGGTCCAGCGGTCCGCTCCCCCGCCATCCACAGAGCGGATGCCGATGTGGCCGAGCGGCAGCATATCGCAGTCCGGCCAGGAGCCGGCCTGGGGTACGCCCTGCCATTTCCGGCAGCGGCTGAACATATCCAGCAGCAGCGGCCACTGGTCCCAGAAGTCGTCCGTGACCCGCCACATATTGGCATGTCCGGTGAAGAACCCAGCATATTCAACCGGAGCGGGACCGGGGGAGAGGCTCAGCACCATAGGCCGGCCGCAGCGTTCGATGGCTTTGGAGATCAGGGCGATCTCCGGCTGATGAGTGTCGTACAGCCTGGAAGCGGCGATGTCGTCCACCTTCACCAGATCGACACCCCACTGGGCGTAGAGTTCAAAGAGGGAATCATAGTATGCTTGTGCCCCTTCTTTTGAGGCGTCTACTCCGTACATATCTGTATTCCACGGACAGATGGAGTTCGTATGTGCAACATCGCGTGCGGTTGCCGTTGTGCCCAGAATAGGCGTTGCGGCATGGACAGCCTGCCGCGGAATGCCGCGCATAATATGAATGCCGAATTGCAGTCCTAGACTGTGAACATAGTCGGCTAACGGCTTGAAGCCTTGACCGTCCGCTGCGGAAGGGAAGCGGTTCGCGGCAGGCATCAGCCGGGAATATTCGTCCATTACGAGCGGAACGAACGGCCGGTATTGAGAGGAATTGGCATGGGGCTCGTACCATTGAATATCGACGGTAATATAGCTCCAGCCGAAATCTTTGAGATGCTCTGCCATGTATTCCGCATTGCCGCGGATTTCATCTTCTGTTACGGCCGCGCCGTAGCAGTCCCAGCTGTTCCAGCCAAGCGGCGGGGTAGGTGCTGCAAGCTTATGGTTCATTGTAAAGCTCCTTTACTGATGTATTATTGCTCTTTCTAAGTTCATCATAATAAAGGAGAATAGCGATATCTATAGTAATCTTGCAGGTATAATAGCACTATATTGCGGTTTCAGTATTGATCTTACAGCGGCTTATTGAAAACAGAATATACCTTTGTTACTGTTACTAATATACAATCTATATAGAGTGAACTTAAGATATTTACATTAGGGACTTCGTCAGGACTACGGAGAATGTTTGGACTTCCGGCCGCTGCCCATCTGCAGATTTCTTGATTTGTACTGTTGTTCGCGGTAGAAATCCGCAGACTGCCTATGCTGAAGATAGCGAGCTTTCCTACGGAAAGCTTTTAGGCGGACGCATTCGCTCCGTAAGTATCCAAACTTCCCCTCCATCCCTTTTCCCTTTTGTTCGTTTTTCAAGTTCACTCTATATAAGAAGGAAGGTTATTATGTCTCCCACAACTCAAACTTTCACAGCGACGGATACACATGTAAAAATCATTGGACGGACCCACTATTACAACGATGTGCTGTGGCTGGCTCTCTCAGGCGGCGGTATAGAATTTTCATTCTGCGGCACGAAAGCGGAGATCACCATCAAAGGCGATGCAATTGCTTCAACCGGCAATAATCTGGCCAGAATCGGCATCAGTGTTAACGGCAAAAGAGTTATTGACGATCAGGTGGATCAACCGCTCAAATCGTACACTGTATTTGAAAGCGAGACTGCCCAGAACGTCGTAATAAGGGTCATAAAACTGTCCGAGGCGGCGATGTCAACGGTAGGGGTTCAGTGCATTTCCGTCCATGCCGCCGATGGAATTAAGCCAACTCCGGATAAAATACATACTATCGAATTTATCGGGGATTCCATTACTTGCGGCTATGGGGTTGATGATGAGCATGAGCTGCATTCTTTTTCCACTGCTACAGAAGATGTTACGAAAACCTATGCTTACCTGACCGCAGAGCAGCTTGAGGCTGACTACAGCATGGTTTCGTACAGCGGGTATGGCATTATTACAGGCTATACGGAAAATGACCACAAGCTTATCACACATCTTCTTCCGGATTACTATGAAAAAGTGGGCAAATCTGAGGGGAAGTTTGACAATCGCTTGCTGCCCCAAGATATACGCTGGGATTTCCGGAAGTTTGTGCCCGATCTCATTGTCATTAACCTCGGAACGAACGATGATTCCTACACGAAAGAGGATACCGCCAAGCAGACGGAATATGCTGAAGAATATGTTAAATTTCTTAAAAAAGTTAGACGAAATAATCCCCATGCGCCAATTTTGTGTACACTGGGTATTATGGGGGACAGGCTGTATCCATATGTCGAACAGGCAGTGAAGCAATTTATCCGGGAGACAGGCGACAGCAAAATTACCGCAATGAAGTTGGACGAGCAGCTGACAGCAGACGGCTACGCGGCCGACTTTCACCCGTCCCGGGCCACACACAGCAAAGCGGCCAAACAACTGACGTCTTATATTAAAGAGCTTATGAAGTGGTGACTTAAGCCAATAAAAAATGGGAAAAGCTTGAAATCAAATCTTCTTTAGAATAAAATAACCTTAAAAAACTAAACACTAACGATTCTGTAAGATTTATCTTCGGACTGACTGGAAATGGTTATCTGATAACTGGGATATAACGTTGATTTAGACGGCAACATCACAGCAACCCGAACGAATCTATTGAAGCTTAGGCACTTTAGAGAAATGAGGGGGACAAATGGCGGCAAAAACCAGGGTAGTGTATACTTCACAAGTTACACGAAATGGCGAAGCCTTGCCATTTTTTTTGTTATGTTTAATGGATGTTAGCAAGTACTCGATAGAAACCGGGTATATAGACTGAACTTGAAAATATAAAATCAGGGAAAAGTGGCGGAAGAGAAGTTTGGAACTGGAGGAGCGAATGCGTCCGCCTTTGTCTGCGGATTTCCACCGCGAACAGCGGTATAAATCAAGAAATCTGTAGACAACAGCGGCCGGAAGTCCAAACATTCTCTGGAGTCACGACCAATCCCAAACTAAAAAAATCACAAGTTCAATCTAAATAGTGGAATCATAACGACTTGAACGGTTATGGAGGAATTACTGCATATGAAACCAAGTATCTTCTATCCTTTAACTCATCCACAACAAAGAATATGGTCCATCGAACAGATTTACCCGCAAACCCCGCTGCATAACATCGGGGGTACCATCAGAATCAAAGGGCCTGTTCAGTTTCCGGTACTGGAAAAGGCTATTGATCTCTTCATCCAGAGTCATGAGGCATTAAGGCTCAGAATAGCTGCCGAGAACGGGGAGCCAAGGCAATACATCGGTCACAATAATGATTTTCCACTAGATTTCATAGATTTCTCCACATGCAGCGAACCGGAACGGGAGTTTGCCGACTGGGTGGAATCCATAGCGCAAAAGCCATTCGTCCTCGAAAACGAACGGCTTTTTTATTTTGCCATGTTTCGAGTCTCTGATCACGAAAATGGCTATTTGGCCAAGTTCCATCATATTGTGGCAGATGGCTGGTCCATGAATATCATGACCGATCAGATCAGCGGGATATATACCCGGCTGTTGCGGGGAGAAAGGGTAGAGGTTCAGCCTGGACCCTCTTATCTGGAGTACAGGGACGAGGAGCAAGCCTATCTTGCCTCAGAGCGGTTTCACAAAAACCGGACATTTTGGACCGGGAAATATCGGGCACTGCCGGATTCTTTTTTGAATGCCAGCTCGGACAGATTAGCCGGAAACAGAAAAACGTATGAATGGAGCCCTGAGCTGTCTGCCCGGATCAAGGGTTTGGCCGCAGCGCATAACTGTTCCTTGAATACCTTCTTTATTACTGCGTATTTGCTGTATACCCACAAGATTACGGGCCAAGACGATTTGGTCGTCGGCACCCCGGTATTGAACCGGTCGGGCCGGCGGCAAAAAAGCACCTTTGGGATGTATACCAGTACAATGCCGTTTCGCTATGTGATTGACGGCTCCAGTTCGGTACTGGACACGATGACCCGGATCAACAGCGAATTAATGGCCTGCTATTTCCATCAGAGATATCCTTATGACCGGTTAATACAAGAGCTTGAGCTTAAGAAGAAAGGCTTGGATCAATTAT
This genomic interval carries:
- a CDS encoding ABC transporter substrate-binding protein, whose protein sequence is MKKKWSYTIATVLAGAMLLSACSSGGADNNAGNSAGTENAGGSKEKVKLTFSIWGDVNTGAVEQQLADEFNAAHPDIEVKFEPIPGDGYGTKLTTSLASGTAPDVFLVGEGDFISYVDKGVIEPLDDYIAKDKAFDLNIYQKNLIDMEQIGGKLYYLPKDFNPLALWYNKKIFDDAGVAYPSESWTWDDMFAAAQKLTKQENGKYTQFGFNAGTWEYPIYTYLWANGTDIANEDGTKAEGFMNGEKTVKALEKYVALSTGENRVSPTPQDTQTMGGDSSMFMTGKLAMMVTGRWIKSDLDKSDVEYGSALIPKGADGTRAGIIAAAGWAMNSKTKHKAESYELMKWLSGADAQKLRSKNGLVLPATVAELDQVKATEEKDKPVIEMMDFAQKPVTLRSVNGPVFKEAFTQALEKTLLGKLDLKSALDEAAKDADAKITK
- a CDS encoding carbohydrate ABC transporter permease — translated: MNNAKSDRAGYWFILPWLLGLVIFTLGPMIFSLVLSFSKWDVITGVESIQYVGLDNFKAIFHDELFYQSLKVTFIFALVSVPLFQVASILIAVLLNMRSRGMKFFRLIFFMPSVIPAVATSMMWVMIFNPEYGILNQALSWFGIQGPAWLQDPSYALGALIVMGLWGIGNTIIIYLSGLQGVPEDLYEAGELDGAGPFRRFFSITLPLITPTVFFNLIMGIIGGFQYFTQAFVMTNGGPLNSTLFYNLYLYNKAFMEFDMGYASALSWILFLIILVFTLLVIRSSSFWVYYQGDDQQD
- a CDS encoding carbohydrate ABC transporter permease produces the protein MQKIQSKFNPFQLLALLLLLGGSAIVLIPLLWTVSTSLKSPAEVFGTSFFPQSWLWSNYADAVKAIPFFLYLRNTIVILVPVMIGTVFTSALSAYGFARFNFRGRKTLFLVLLATMMLPSQVTLIPTFILFKEAGLTNSFLPLILPAFFGGGAFNIFLVRQFMRGIPRELDESAVVDGANRWQIFTRIMLPLSKAPLIAVSIFTFMGVWNDFQGPLIYLNSNEKYTLALGLSMFKGLYNVEWNMLMAATILIMLPALILFFIAQKYFIEGISISSAVKG
- a CDS encoding alpha-L-rhamnosidase-related protein, giving the protein MSKHPFNLYYNGGEYVKICGTQDGYFPDFGHHTANEMGGIWLHPIKLLDGFWLKLTDTKRNISVWSRADGFTSEPWGSRFQYDHGLSHIPVAMERTQFAPERVKGMTAAYELHHYGDEDLHLQVELLVRTDLRPVWFSDEVGVHDGVRDEPTVLNPREVLVQDEGNPWFTLVGTDLAGEELEVRSDLYGPEFTAGAGCGIAFRTELTMAAGERRRFHLFVAGSCTSREECEDSYRLLAAAHEALLAEKRGVYSAVAERAKLTVEGEPLWNEAFKWAKWNNQWLIQQVDGTGRGLTAGGPTYPWWFGCDSTYALQGVLAIGDPQLAKDTLNLLLEKSEEVNGNGRFIHELTTLGAVSNRGNTQETAHYIAFVWELFRWTGDEELLRRHYGYCVKGIGWLLGEMDPDGDLFPSGYGIIEIAGLNMELIDSAVYTAKALQAMAEMSGYLQEAEAQQKYSELAQRCTAAVNRSFWQENEGLFADAVAPVADVASKADFLVSLAEAQGVTGYREYMDRLLEADGADFTATAADADAAAGIQANAGHPADRGWLLNKNWVIVTPMEAGIAEPDKARRALDNMRNDTFIGEYGTYLSGMFQQGTMTISTGVHAVAEAASGNPDAALALLGRMLRSFSRVLPGSFSEMSPDYGCVVQAWTIYALAVPVVRHFFGAEPFAARKELRLKPQLPSAWSGKACTLERLVIGEAEFGLSLTEKDGVLQALIHNEAGWKVTVEWNGQIVESCEQRIELKLSGIELEAEEKR
- the pgmB gene encoding beta-phosphoglucomutase; amino-acid sequence: MKLEAVIFDLDGVITDTAEYHYIAWKQLGESIGIPFDREFNETLKGISRGESLERILRLGGKETEFTPVEKAELARRKNEHYVSLLDGLTPGDTYPGIAGLLEELQAQNIPAVIASASKNAPQILRSLQLDGLFRYVVDPDSVQHGKPAPDLFLRGAAEVGARPEYCVGIEDATAGIQAIKAAGMKAVGIGEQSALEAAGADVVLRDTQGLSLDFLNRLLVQV
- a CDS encoding glycoside hydrolase family 27 protein, with translation MNHKLAAPTPPLGWNSWDCYGAAVTEDEIRGNAEYMAEHLKDFGWSYITVDIQWYEPHANSSQYRPFVPLVMDEYSRLMPAANRFPSAADGQGFKPLADYVHSLGLQFGIHIMRGIPRQAVHAATPILGTTATARDVAHTNSICPWNTDMYGVDASKEGAQAYYDSLFELYAQWGVDLVKVDDIAASRLYDTHQPEIALISKAIERCGRPMVLSLSPGPAPVEYAGFFTGHANMWRVTDDFWDQWPLLLDMFSRCRKWQGVPQAGSWPDCDMLPLGHIGIRSVDGGGADRWTRFTRDEQLTMMSLWSIFRSPLIFGGELRDNDDWTLSLLTNRGVLRMHRESYGAKEALCKDELIVWTAGHTDGTRYAAVFNVGESPLQLDLALEEIGLSGTAAGTELWSGTPAELNAGSLQTTIPPHGVRLYSFL
- a CDS encoding SGNH/GDSL hydrolase family protein, which translates into the protein MSPTTQTFTATDTHVKIIGRTHYYNDVLWLALSGGGIEFSFCGTKAEITIKGDAIASTGNNLARIGISVNGKRVIDDQVDQPLKSYTVFESETAQNVVIRVIKLSEAAMSTVGVQCISVHAADGIKPTPDKIHTIEFIGDSITCGYGVDDEHELHSFSTATEDVTKTYAYLTAEQLEADYSMVSYSGYGIITGYTENDHKLITHLLPDYYEKVGKSEGKFDNRLLPQDIRWDFRKFVPDLIVINLGTNDDSYTKEDTAKQTEYAEEYVKFLKKVRRNNPHAPILCTLGIMGDRLYPYVEQAVKQFIRETGDSKITAMKLDEQLTADGYAADFHPSRATHSKAAKQLTSYIKELMKW